In Actinomycetota bacterium, the following are encoded in one genomic region:
- a CDS encoding ABC transporter permease, protein MAEGALDRRATLLRADGSMSDAINMIGLAPETTFVSPVIEQGRWLESTDTYAIVVNSDVLDDSPEFSLGRVVELSIRGVERQWRVVGVVSSGLMGPVIYAPYDQLDSVLQGNGGINRVLVRTEFSHATAQEQAARDLERRFEQSDVAVLSMQTQIEERDTVAEQLGILVMFLAIMAVILALVGVIGLTGTMTINVLESQREIGVMRAIGACHRSIYSIFITESLVIALMAWFVGALLSWPMSVALTDMLSDAMGLPLAYAYSWSGVAICLLAMMAVALAASLLPSYRASQVSVRDSIAWE, encoded by the coding sequence GCGACGCGATCAACATGATCGGGCTGGCACCCGAGACGACATTCGTCTCCCCGGTCATCGAACAGGGCAGATGGCTCGAATCCACCGACACTTATGCGATTGTCGTGAACTCCGACGTTCTCGATGACTCCCCCGAGTTCTCGCTTGGCAGGGTGGTCGAGCTGAGCATCAGGGGCGTCGAGCGCCAATGGAGGGTCGTGGGCGTGGTTTCCAGCGGCTTGATGGGTCCCGTCATCTACGCTCCCTACGATCAACTCGACTCCGTCCTGCAAGGCAACGGCGGGATCAATCGCGTCTTGGTGAGAACGGAGTTCAGTCACGCAACCGCGCAGGAGCAGGCGGCGAGGGATCTCGAGAGGCGATTCGAGCAATCTGATGTTGCCGTACTCTCAATGCAGACCCAAATCGAGGAGCGAGACACAGTCGCCGAGCAACTCGGCATCCTCGTGATGTTCCTGGCGATCATGGCGGTCATTCTCGCCTTGGTGGGCGTGATCGGCCTTACCGGAACGATGACGATAAACGTGCTCGAAAGCCAGCGCGAGATCGGCGTCATGCGAGCCATCGGAGCCTGTCACCGGTCGATATACTCGATCTTCATCACCGAGAGCCTGGTGATCGCGCTCATGGCGTGGTTCGTCGGAGCGCTGCTGTCGTGGCCGATGAGCGTGGCGCTGACCGATATGCTTTCCGATGCGATGGGGCTTCCGCTGGCATACGCTTACTCGTGGAGTGGTGTGGCGATATGCCTGCTCGCGATGATGGCGGTCGCATTGGCGGCAAGTCTGCTACCCTCGTATCGCGCATCGCAGGTCAGCGTGCGTGATTCGATAGCCTGGGAGTAG
- a CDS encoding DUF554 domain-containing protein has product MRGIGVLVNVAAIMLGAGIGLLFGRLISERFKSIAFIAIGLSTMILGASMSIGGLTSLGSSDLGKYSSLVFVGALVIGSLAGEAMRIERRLEWLGEKLQSAATRMPILGPGKSAEPSEKGHTLVEGFVAASLLFGVGAMAILGSIQDGLGDPSLLYLKATLDGMAAIALATTLGAGVALSGIVILLLQGSIALGAASLEPLITQAVLDAIKATGGALIFVIGLDLAGIKRFPVGNMLPAVFVAAFLAGWLG; this is encoded by the coding sequence ATGCGCGGGATCGGTGTGCTGGTCAACGTTGCTGCGATCATGTTGGGCGCCGGAATCGGCCTGCTCTTCGGGCGGCTGATCTCCGAGAGATTCAAATCCATAGCATTCATCGCAATCGGGCTGTCGACCATGATCCTCGGTGCCTCGATGAGCATTGGCGGACTGACATCGCTGGGATCGAGCGACCTGGGTAAATACTCGTCGCTCGTGTTCGTTGGCGCGCTTGTGATCGGCTCTCTGGCTGGCGAAGCGATGCGCATCGAGCGCCGCCTAGAGTGGCTAGGCGAGAAACTGCAATCCGCCGCGACACGCATGCCGATCCTAGGTCCCGGAAAATCAGCAGAGCCCTCCGAGAAGGGCCACACACTCGTCGAAGGATTCGTTGCGGCGTCCTTGCTCTTCGGGGTTGGGGCCATGGCGATCCTCGGATCGATCCAGGATGGCCTGGGGGACCCCTCGCTGCTGTACCTGAAGGCGACTCTCGACGGGATGGCGGCGATCGCTCTGGCCACGACCCTTGGCGCTGGGGTGGCGCTCTCGGGGATCGTGATCCTGCTGCTGCAGGGGAGCATCGCCCTCGGCGCAGCGTCTCTCGAGCCGCTGATCACACAGGCCGTGCTTGACGCGATCAAGGCTACCGGCGGTGCACTCATCTTCGTGATCGGCCTGGACCTGGCCGGGATCAAGCGGTTCCCGGTGGGTAACATGCTGCCCGCAGTCTTCGTCGCGGCGTTTCTGGCCGGGTGGCTCGGATGA